In one Nitrososphaera viennensis EN76 genomic region, the following are encoded:
- a CDS encoding type IV secretion system DNA-binding domain-containing protein yields the protein MGLFERIRKKPDVEKEGKIHEEFDISKYLEPNTEPIYLLGVDSNTGERKGLYKSDRGHTLIIGRTQYGKTTLIETLILEHVQENETFVYIDPSGDSVNKILALIPDEKRKNTILIDPMTIHTHGRVVKIDFLEYSNSLSRLKVAQGFIDAVKKLSGGMWGPLLERIMRNTILLLIDQEKGSTDITDCYYVINDVEYRERLMRNCSNKDVVNFFVNDFGRIRPESLEPILTRLNTILVDPLVKEMFRTKRKDGAVVKTLDLRDAIDGGKFVLVNLSKARLGDMSAFIGSLLLDKIFQTAISRADERVKEKRKACYLYVDEAHTFVTDAVIDILREVAKYRLYFTLVTQYPSGFTEEIKKAVFGNCSTIITFSVGPDTAKEIAPFFVPYDTQTIMLLPRYEFMVSTKMKGIPLKPFSLSTHHTQIKDLELIKRSEECMAESLRIYGQEVSSDPLQDKAESNEVIVIAPKNAAFPRPPFFTTPIKWFIQTRLFFESNGMTMKALFEQAVSSPHHHKPYDSGFQKVKAVLHEMVREGLVQTIQVTADDQSDKRRFAFMLTESGLKPFYEIPKGARVGGNIHLNWMDLFLHAFWRMGWYCIADNGRLSEGHSDIYAFSPKLSENGSKHDPDEWEIPPAWAVEFEVYPERHPNRTIENYLRNASSRIKTVFITDSEERKKRILQALKEHSISAYVPVLLVNRAATHSDVEKVVHALTAIQEPVLLEQAIAEAELPDVKEHGNESVREVEIIEKQNLTDGGQQRTTSSAAHVAPPVNIKTESEGRDIEEQDSGDAGNASIPGENEEKTPDEGGEEEDTATTVMEMLYQELADDESLVRILRAVKESPGLKSSDIVARLGIPRMSFMRKSAKLKELGLIFTKERMPGYAITDRGMTILDKIDERDDGK from the coding sequence ATGGGATTATTCGAACGCATCAGAAAGAAGCCGGACGTAGAGAAGGAAGGCAAAATTCATGAAGAGTTTGACATTTCAAAATATCTTGAACCTAACACAGAACCGATATACCTGCTGGGCGTTGACAGTAACACCGGCGAGAGGAAGGGCCTGTACAAGAGCGACAGGGGACACACGCTCATAATAGGAAGGACGCAGTACGGCAAGACCACTCTCATAGAAACGCTGATACTTGAGCATGTACAGGAAAACGAGACATTTGTCTACATTGACCCGTCCGGCGATTCTGTCAACAAAATATTGGCGTTGATACCTGACGAGAAGAGAAAGAACACGATACTTATCGACCCTATGACAATACACACGCACGGCAGGGTGGTCAAGATTGATTTTCTGGAATATTCAAATAGCCTGTCACGTCTGAAAGTTGCGCAGGGCTTCATTGACGCTGTGAAAAAGCTCTCAGGCGGGATGTGGGGGCCTCTGCTTGAAAGGATAATGAGAAACACCATCCTGCTTCTCATAGACCAGGAGAAAGGTTCCACCGACATAACTGACTGCTATTACGTGATAAACGATGTCGAGTACAGAGAGCGACTAATGAGAAACTGCTCAAACAAAGACGTCGTCAACTTTTTTGTCAACGACTTTGGCAGGATAAGGCCAGAGTCGCTTGAGCCAATCCTGACAAGGCTCAACACCATCCTTGTCGACCCTCTGGTAAAAGAGATGTTCCGGACCAAGAGGAAAGATGGCGCGGTAGTCAAGACTCTGGACCTGAGAGACGCCATAGACGGCGGCAAATTCGTCCTGGTCAACCTTTCAAAGGCAAGGCTTGGCGACATGTCTGCGTTTATCGGCAGCCTGCTCTTGGACAAGATATTCCAGACTGCGATAAGCAGGGCAGACGAGCGAGTGAAGGAGAAAAGGAAGGCATGTTACCTGTATGTAGATGAAGCCCACACTTTTGTAACAGACGCAGTGATAGACATATTGCGCGAGGTAGCAAAGTACCGCCTCTATTTCACTCTGGTTACCCAGTATCCGTCCGGGTTTACCGAAGAGATAAAGAAAGCAGTATTTGGGAACTGCTCTACAATCATAACGTTCTCTGTAGGTCCTGACACTGCAAAGGAGATAGCACCTTTCTTTGTTCCTTATGACACACAGACGATAATGCTCCTTCCGAGGTACGAGTTCATGGTAAGCACCAAGATGAAGGGGATACCGCTAAAACCATTTTCACTTTCGACGCATCACACGCAGATCAAGGATTTGGAATTGATCAAAAGGAGCGAAGAATGCATGGCAGAAAGCCTGCGTATATACGGACAGGAGGTAAGTTCGGACCCTCTGCAAGACAAGGCTGAGAGCAATGAGGTTATTGTTATCGCTCCGAAGAACGCTGCCTTTCCAAGGCCGCCATTCTTCACAACGCCAATAAAGTGGTTTATCCAGACAAGGCTCTTTTTTGAGAGTAATGGAATGACTATGAAAGCCCTCTTTGAACAGGCAGTATCATCGCCCCATCACCACAAACCCTACGATTCAGGATTTCAGAAAGTAAAGGCAGTCTTGCACGAGATGGTAAGAGAAGGGCTGGTGCAGACTATTCAGGTAACTGCAGACGATCAATCAGATAAAAGGAGGTTCGCATTTATGCTGACGGAGTCAGGGCTGAAGCCTTTCTACGAAATACCAAAGGGTGCAAGAGTTGGTGGAAACATACATCTCAACTGGATGGACCTCTTCCTCCACGCTTTCTGGAGGATGGGATGGTACTGCATTGCAGACAACGGGCGTCTCAGCGAAGGGCATTCGGACATCTATGCATTCTCGCCAAAACTGTCAGAGAACGGTTCAAAGCACGACCCGGACGAATGGGAAATCCCGCCGGCCTGGGCTGTGGAGTTTGAGGTCTACCCAGAACGACATCCAAACAGGACAATCGAGAACTATCTCCGAAATGCGTCCAGCAGGATAAAGACTGTCTTCATAACAGACAGCGAAGAGAGGAAAAAGAGGATACTGCAGGCATTGAAAGAGCACAGCATTTCTGCCTATGTGCCGGTTTTGCTTGTAAACAGGGCTGCAACTCATTCAGATGTAGAAAAAGTGGTCCATGCATTAACCGCAATCCAAGAACCTGTATTACTGGAACAAGCAATAGCCGAGGCAGAATTGCCCGATGTGAAAGAGCATGGAAATGAGAGCGTAAGGGAGGTAGAAATTATAGAAAAACAAAATCTGACAGATGGAGGCCAGCAAAGAACAACATCGAGTGCGGCACACGTGGCTCCTCCAGTAAACATCAAAACAGAATCTGAAGGAAGGGATATTGAAGAGCAAGATTCAGGGGATGCAGGCAATGCAAGTATCCCTGGCGAAAATGAAGAAAAGACGCCTGATGAGGGCGGAGAGGAAGAAGACACCGCCACGACAGTTATGGAGATGCTGTATCAGGAACTTGCAGACGACGAATCCCTGGTCAGGATTCTTCGCGCAGTAAAGGAAAGTCCGGGTCTGAAATCGTCAGACATTGTAGCCAGACTGGGAATACCCCGGATGTCGTTTATGCGCAAGTCAGCAAAGCTGAAAGAACTGGGGTTGATATTTACAAAGGAAAGGATGCCAGGTTATGCGATAACTGACAGAGGGATGACGATTCTTGACAAGATCGACGAAAGGGATGATGGCAAGTAA